A single genomic interval of Sceloporus undulatus isolate JIND9_A2432 ecotype Alabama chromosome 2, SceUnd_v1.1, whole genome shotgun sequence harbors:
- the DIRAS2 gene encoding GTP-binding protein Di-Ras2, producing the protein MPEQSNDYRVVVFGAGGVGKSSLVLRFVKGTFRDSYIPTIEDTYRQVISCDKSICTLQITDTTGSHQFPAMQRLSISKGHAFILVYSVTSRQSLEELKPIYEQICQIKGDIDSIPIMLVGNKNDEDHNREVQTSDGEAMAKKWKCAFMETSAKTNHNVKELFQELLNLEKRRTVSLQIDGKKSKQQKRKEKLKGKCIVM; encoded by the coding sequence ATGCCTGAACAAAGCAATGATTACAGGGTAGTGGTATTTGGAGCAGGAGGAGTTGGCAAAAGTTCACTGGTCCTGAGGTTTGTTAAAGGAACTTTCAGGGACAGTTACATCCCTACAATTGAAGACACCTACAGGCAGGTGATCAGCTGTGATAAGAGCATATGTACTTTGCAGATTACTGACACAACAGGCAGCCATCAATTTCCTGCCATGCAGCGTTTATCTATTTCCAAAGGACATGCATTCATTTTGGTCTATTCTGTCACAAGCCGACAGTCCTTGGAGGAACTCAAACCTATCTACGAACAGATATGTCAGATCAAAGGGGATATAGACAGCATTCCTATCATGCTGGTGGGAAACAAGAATGATGAGGACCACAACCGAGAGGTgcagaccagtgatggtgaagcCATGGCCAAAAAGTGGAAGTGTGCCTTTATGGAGACCTCTGCCAAGACAAACCACAATGTGAAGGAGTTGTTCCAGGAGCTGCTGAATTTGGAGAAACGTCGGACTGTGAGTTTACAGATTGATGGCAAAAAAAgtaagcagcagaaaagaaaagagaagctgAAGGGCAAGTGTATTGTCATGTGA